One Novipirellula galeiformis DNA window includes the following coding sequences:
- a CDS encoding extracellular solute-binding protein, whose translation MCSALLVASGCVQRAETDVVVYSALDEEFATPILDAFERSTESETRVIGKFDIESTKTVGLVNRIIAEKEAPICDLFWNNEIMHTLRLQKLGLLEPRSWNVEAGWPAEMIASDGTWCGFAARARVLIVNTEMIPNPSDYPRSVADLADKKWKGQCAMARPLFGTTATHFAVLREIQGRQATLDQLQQIRDNAVILSGNKQVAQAVSAGTVAWGLTDTDDAIIEKDLGRSVAIIYPDQASDQPGTLRIPNTIAVLKNAPHPVAAGLLADYLLRPETEDRLAMGDSSQMPLSRSSKFSPRVLPETPVRWMQVNFETAADDWENWATQLQALGLGQ comes from the coding sequence TTGTGTTCAGCACTTCTCGTCGCCAGCGGATGTGTCCAGCGCGCCGAGACCGATGTCGTGGTCTATTCCGCGTTGGACGAAGAATTCGCAACGCCAATCCTCGATGCCTTCGAGCGGTCGACGGAGAGTGAAACCCGTGTGATTGGAAAATTCGATATCGAATCGACCAAGACGGTCGGGTTGGTCAATCGCATTATCGCTGAGAAAGAGGCACCGATTTGCGATTTGTTCTGGAACAACGAAATCATGCACACCCTGCGGTTACAGAAACTGGGGCTACTCGAACCGCGATCCTGGAATGTCGAAGCGGGCTGGCCAGCGGAGATGATCGCCAGCGACGGAACATGGTGTGGGTTCGCCGCTCGAGCGCGCGTGTTGATCGTCAATACCGAAATGATTCCCAACCCGAGCGATTACCCTCGCTCAGTAGCCGACCTTGCCGACAAAAAATGGAAGGGACAATGTGCGATGGCGCGGCCTTTGTTCGGTACCACCGCCACGCACTTTGCGGTGCTGCGTGAAATCCAAGGGCGCCAAGCGACGCTCGACCAACTGCAACAGATACGCGATAACGCCGTGATCTTGTCCGGCAATAAGCAGGTCGCTCAGGCCGTGTCCGCTGGAACGGTCGCTTGGGGCTTAACGGACACCGATGATGCCATCATTGAAAAAGACTTAGGCCGCTCGGTCGCAATCATTTACCCGGATCAAGCCTCCGATCAACCAGGCACGCTACGCATTCCCAATACAATTGCCGTCCTGAAGAACGCACCGCATCCGGTTGCCGCCGGCTTGCTTGCCGATTACTTGCTTCGTCCCGAAACCGAAGATCGCTTGGCGATGGGGGACAGCAGTCAAATGCCATTGTCGCGATCGAGCAAGTTCTCGCCTCGTGTTTTGCCCGAGACTCCGGTGCGTTGGATGCAGGTCAATTTTGAAACCGCAGCCGACGATTGGGAGAACTGGGCCACGCAGCTGCAAGCGTTAGGGCTGGGCCAATAA
- a CDS encoding glycosyltransferase family 2 protein gives MSTPAKMSVVLPVRDGESRIRERVEFVLAALAELTHDPSEVVVVDDGSRDATSEVLAELQSHYPQLRVVRHSRPRGMEAAGQTGLERATGELVFIQESDTMVRIEDLRRLLKVSEDHSVVAARAESKPQPIAPALLRRLRAWGTSADLQFDAPPVEGTSACLQMVRRPHLQRLAGPAGEQLRLQGEVLRSTSLETM, from the coding sequence ATGTCCACTCCAGCAAAAATGTCGGTAGTGCTGCCCGTTCGTGACGGTGAAAGCCGGATTCGAGAACGCGTCGAATTCGTGCTCGCCGCCCTTGCCGAATTGACTCACGATCCTAGCGAAGTGGTGGTCGTCGATGACGGCAGCCGAGACGCGACCTCCGAAGTGCTCGCCGAACTGCAGTCCCATTACCCTCAACTACGTGTGGTTCGCCATTCACGTCCGCGGGGCATGGAAGCTGCCGGTCAAACCGGATTGGAGCGTGCGACGGGAGAACTCGTCTTCATCCAAGAATCCGATACGATGGTCCGCATCGAAGATCTGCGGCGGTTGCTCAAGGTGAGCGAAGATCACTCCGTCGTCGCCGCTCGCGCCGAAAGCAAGCCGCAACCGATCGCGCCGGCACTGCTTCGTCGCTTACGAGCTTGGGGAACGTCCGCAGATCTGCAGTTTGATGCCCCGCCCGTAGAGGGCACCTCCGCGTGCTTGCAAATGGTACGGCGGCCCCATTTACAGCGATTGGCCGGCCCGGCCGGGGAACAGCTTCGTTTACAAGGCGAGGTTTTGCGATCGACGTCGCTCGAGACGATGTGA
- the hisI gene encoding phosphoribosyl-AMP cyclohydrolase: MSTDDSPLPNFARGTDGLLPAIAQDATNDRVLMMAWMNEEAWKETLQSGYAVYYSRSRSQLWRKGETSGHRQQIEEIRVDCDADTILLKVHQKGAACHEGFESCFFRKVNAEGTVAIADERLVDPAQVYGKKSS; encoded by the coding sequence ATGTCCACCGACGACTCCCCCCTTCCTAACTTCGCCCGCGGTACCGACGGCTTACTTCCTGCCATTGCTCAAGATGCCACCAACGATCGCGTGTTGATGATGGCTTGGATGAACGAAGAGGCGTGGAAGGAAACCCTGCAATCGGGTTACGCAGTCTATTACAGTCGCAGTCGTAGCCAGCTTTGGCGCAAAGGGGAAACCAGTGGCCATCGGCAACAGATCGAAGAAATACGAGTCGACTGCGACGCCGATACGATCCTGCTGAAAGTGCACCAGAAAGGGGCGGCGTGTCACGAAGGCTTCGAAAGTTGCTTCTTTCGCAAGGTCAATGCGGAGGGAACGGTCGCCATCGCCGATGAAAGGCTTGTCGACCCCGCCCAGGTCTATGGAAAGAAGTCTAGCTGA
- a CDS encoding RidA family protein — MNAEAKLKELGFELPPAPKPIGVYKPMLIVGNLAYLSGHGPMKPNKTLITGRLGLDMDVEAGYEAARLTGLGMLATLQSQLGSLDKVKRLVKLLGLVRCSDGFDKQPAVINGCSELFRDVFGEEAGVAARSALGTNSLPGGIAVEIEAIFEVEV, encoded by the coding sequence ATGAATGCAGAAGCGAAGTTGAAAGAGTTAGGATTTGAACTACCCCCCGCTCCAAAACCCATCGGTGTTTATAAGCCGATGTTGATTGTCGGAAACTTGGCCTATTTGTCGGGGCACGGGCCAATGAAACCGAACAAAACGTTGATCACGGGCCGCTTGGGCTTGGATATGGACGTTGAGGCCGGCTACGAGGCCGCACGATTGACGGGGCTCGGAATGTTGGCCACGCTCCAATCCCAACTCGGTAGCCTCGACAAGGTCAAACGCCTCGTCAAATTGCTCGGATTGGTTCGTTGTTCAGATGGTTTCGACAAGCAACCCGCCGTGATCAACGGTTGCAGCGAACTGTTTCGCGACGTTTTCGGCGAAGAAGCCGGTGTGGCGGCACGCAGTGCGTTGGGAACCAATTCGTTGCCCGGCGGAATCGCGGTCGAGATCGAAGCGATTTTTGAAGTCGAAGTCTAA
- the miaA gene encoding tRNA (adenosine(37)-N6)-dimethylallyltransferase MiaA → MTERINVKPETFPPLVDRAIIITGPTASGKSAVAIELARLIGGEILSLDSIAVYRGMDIGSAKPTREDCAQIPHHLIDLVDPNDEFSVVCYLKAAHAIVDRLEAERKPAIFVGGTPMFLKGVLRGFDPGPPADEAFRHAVQQDVERFGVDALRKRLRQVDPLAAHRIDPGDVRRMIRALEVAYQTGQPLSHRQLQFDEVRDASSCNVFRLGWDRKVLHERINRRVEQMFARGFVDEVRSLTKQYGVFSKTAAQAVGYRELLECLSQHGDLETTKQEIAAHTRQMARRQETWFRSFRELRSLQLNEPIDACAIAASIQTQLVAASRS, encoded by the coding sequence ATGACTGAGCGGATCAATGTAAAGCCGGAAACGTTCCCTCCGCTCGTCGATCGCGCGATCATTATCACCGGTCCCACCGCGTCGGGCAAAAGTGCCGTGGCGATCGAACTGGCTCGATTGATCGGTGGCGAAATTCTTTCCCTCGATTCCATCGCGGTTTACCGAGGGATGGATATTGGCAGCGCAAAGCCGACCCGCGAAGATTGCGCCCAAATCCCCCATCATTTGATTGACCTTGTCGACCCGAACGATGAATTTAGCGTGGTCTGCTATTTGAAAGCGGCGCATGCCATCGTCGATCGACTCGAAGCCGAACGCAAACCGGCCATCTTTGTGGGCGGGACACCGATGTTTCTAAAAGGGGTGTTACGGGGCTTCGATCCGGGCCCCCCCGCCGACGAAGCGTTTCGTCACGCGGTCCAACAGGATGTCGAGCGTTTCGGAGTCGACGCGCTGCGAAAACGGCTTCGACAAGTCGATCCGCTGGCCGCTCACCGCATCGATCCGGGGGACGTGCGGCGGATGATCCGGGCGCTCGAAGTCGCTTACCAAACAGGCCAACCCCTCAGCCACCGACAACTTCAGTTCGACGAGGTGCGTGATGCATCCTCGTGTAACGTGTTTCGGCTGGGATGGGATCGCAAGGTGTTGCATGAGCGAATCAATCGCCGCGTCGAACAAATGTTCGCGCGGGGGTTTGTCGATGAGGTTCGCTCGTTGACCAAGCAATATGGCGTGTTTTCAAAGACAGCGGCACAAGCGGTTGGCTATCGAGAATTGCTGGAGTGCTTGAGCCAACATGGCGATCTCGAAACAACGAAGCAAGAGATTGCAGCTCACACGCGGCAAATGGCAAGACGGCAAGAGACGTGGTTTCGATCTTTCCGCGAGCTTCGCTCATTGCAGCTCAACGAACCGATCGACGCCTGCGCCATCGCGGCGAGCATCCAGACGCAACTGGTTGCCGCATCCCGTTCCTAG
- a CDS encoding RecQ family ATP-dependent DNA helicase → MESKAAGSEQPKSTDFAAVDLRELLRSEFKLRSFRRGQRAVIERLLQGRNVAAVFPTGGGKSLCYQLPSLLFSGITVVVSPLIALMKDQCDSLRARGIAAVRLDSSMSPGEFRDAMRSIREGRCKLIYVAPERFFNERFVSSLASLEIALLAIDEAHCISQWGHNFRPDYLKLAEIAQRFSAQRVLTLTATATPAVLADIRKAFGIAKKDAIRTPFYRPNLHLRSIVLSAEEQYPHLLSQLTSRPQGSTLIYVTTQRAAEEIAARLSDDGIAANAYHAGLEMDQRMEVQQAFLKSRRGVVVATIAFGMGIDKANIRYVYHFNPPKSLEAYAQEIGRAGRDRKESVCELIMVPEDRVVLDNFTYGDTPTRQGVLQLIELLRGNRGEFHVSHYRLSSESDVRMPVVRTLLTYLELDGYLLATSARYEKYKIQPLVSLQSILKRVDGEQREFIAAVLSHLTKGRTRFLLNVTLAANRLNCERKTIVKAVEFMAEQGWLDVDVSDLTHGYRWIKEVKNLRRLAGKLTDRMLRREAAEVQRLDAVLRLAEARSCQAETLSAHFGETLPSVCGHCSFCRGEGPFEIPVPPPRSLGDSATGIIQEMVHKYPQRMVTARQRARFLCGLSTPAMFRSRMTREPHFGVCREMPFQDVLNEVGGEPD, encoded by the coding sequence ATGGAATCAAAAGCAGCCGGATCCGAACAGCCGAAGTCGACCGACTTCGCTGCGGTTGATCTACGCGAACTGCTGCGCAGCGAATTTAAGCTGCGTTCCTTTCGACGCGGCCAACGGGCCGTGATTGAGCGATTGCTTCAAGGCCGGAATGTTGCTGCGGTCTTTCCAACCGGGGGAGGCAAGAGTCTTTGCTACCAATTGCCGAGCTTGCTTTTTTCCGGCATTACCGTGGTGGTCTCGCCGCTGATTGCGTTGATGAAAGACCAATGCGACTCGCTGCGGGCCCGTGGGATTGCCGCGGTGCGACTCGATTCGAGCATGTCGCCTGGGGAGTTCCGCGATGCGATGCGAAGCATCCGCGAGGGGCGATGCAAGTTGATCTATGTTGCTCCGGAACGTTTCTTTAATGAACGTTTTGTCTCGTCGCTGGCGTCGCTCGAAATTGCCTTGCTGGCCATTGACGAGGCTCATTGCATTAGCCAGTGGGGGCACAATTTTCGTCCCGACTATTTAAAGCTTGCCGAGATCGCTCAGCGTTTTTCCGCCCAACGAGTGCTCACTTTAACGGCGACCGCCACTCCCGCGGTACTTGCCGATATACGAAAGGCATTTGGGATCGCGAAAAAGGATGCGATTCGCACTCCCTTTTACCGACCCAATCTGCACCTCCGCAGCATCGTTCTAAGCGCCGAGGAACAATACCCGCACCTGCTATCTCAGTTGACGTCTCGCCCCCAAGGTTCGACGCTTATTTACGTCACCACACAACGCGCCGCTGAAGAGATCGCAGCGAGATTGAGCGACGATGGCATTGCCGCAAACGCCTATCACGCGGGTCTTGAAATGGACCAGCGTATGGAAGTCCAGCAGGCTTTTCTCAAGTCCCGCCGAGGAGTGGTCGTTGCCACCATCGCCTTCGGGATGGGAATCGACAAAGCAAACATCCGCTATGTCTATCATTTCAATCCCCCAAAATCGCTGGAGGCGTACGCTCAAGAAATTGGCCGTGCCGGAAGAGATCGAAAGGAATCGGTTTGTGAACTCATCATGGTACCGGAGGACCGGGTGGTGCTCGACAATTTCACTTACGGCGACACCCCTACACGCCAAGGGGTGCTTCAATTGATCGAGCTATTGCGCGGCAATCGCGGGGAGTTCCATGTCTCGCATTACCGCTTGTCGTCGGAGTCGGACGTTCGTATGCCGGTTGTTCGTACCTTGCTAACCTACCTGGAATTGGATGGCTATTTGCTTGCCACTTCGGCTCGCTATGAGAAGTACAAGATTCAACCGCTTGTTAGTTTGCAATCGATTTTGAAACGGGTTGATGGCGAGCAGCGTGAGTTTATTGCCGCAGTTCTATCGCACTTGACCAAGGGGCGGACGCGGTTCCTATTGAACGTGACGTTGGCTGCGAATCGCTTAAATTGCGAACGGAAAACGATTGTTAAAGCGGTCGAGTTCATGGCCGAACAAGGTTGGTTAGATGTCGATGTCAGTGACCTAACGCACGGTTATCGATGGATCAAAGAGGTCAAAAACCTGCGTAGGTTAGCGGGCAAATTGACCGACCGGATGCTCCGCCGTGAAGCCGCCGAAGTGCAACGTCTCGACGCTGTCCTGCGGTTAGCTGAAGCACGCTCGTGCCAAGCCGAGACATTGTCTGCGCACTTCGGAGAGACATTGCCGAGTGTCTGTGGCCATTGTAGTTTTTGTCGTGGCGAGGGACCGTTTGAGATCCCCGTTCCTCCTCCGCGGTCACTCGGCGATTCGGCCACCGGAATCATTCAAGAGATGGTCCACAAGTATCCCCAGCGCATGGTCACGGCACGCCAACGAGCGAGGTTTTTGTGCGGTTTGTCGACGCCAGCCATGTTTCGATCGCGAATGACACGTGAACCGCACTTCGGCGTTTGTCGGGAAATGCCCTTCCAGGATGTCTTGAATGAAGTCGGCGGAGAACCCGATTAG
- a CDS encoding exonuclease domain-containing protein, which produces MNFAANFTAIDFETATHRSDSACQLAGVVVRDGVVVDSKVWLIRPKPFLFSPANIQIHGISPEQVRDQPDFGERWPEVAKFLRIHSSDRPGAEPECLVAHNASFDMGVLMGCLHTHQIPIPDIQYTCTRAIARQVWPERPRFGLKPLADWLGLRFHHHDALEDSRVCAQILLAAGIQAGVATLEELEQSVKLSRGVAGGWGKRGPAKSHFRKPNPHRAAASSHGGPARLPTLSRQGNAQRRPDSVAIDSALGTPGRDPNGASQAPSMDLQRLFVRAEFIRPLAGKTVVFTGKFEHLSREDAESLAKRLGGTCQSTVTAKTNLLVVGKTDRKTTHVERSISVKEEVARDLQAGGGAIRIIGEHDFLGFVVAPS; this is translated from the coding sequence ATGAACTTTGCCGCAAATTTCACCGCCATTGATTTTGAAACGGCGACCCACCGTTCCGATAGCGCATGTCAACTTGCCGGGGTAGTGGTTCGCGATGGCGTCGTGGTTGATTCGAAGGTTTGGTTGATTCGTCCCAAGCCGTTTTTGTTCAGTCCCGCCAATATTCAGATCCATGGCATTTCCCCCGAACAAGTCCGTGATCAACCGGACTTTGGCGAACGGTGGCCCGAGGTAGCCAAATTCCTCCGAATTCATTCTAGCGATCGCCCTGGAGCCGAGCCGGAATGCCTCGTCGCGCACAACGCGAGCTTCGACATGGGGGTTTTGATGGGTTGTTTGCATACGCATCAGATTCCCATCCCTGATATCCAGTACACATGCACCCGAGCGATTGCTCGGCAAGTTTGGCCCGAGCGGCCTCGCTTCGGACTCAAACCGCTCGCCGATTGGCTGGGCCTTCGTTTTCACCATCACGATGCGTTGGAAGATTCTCGGGTCTGCGCTCAGATCCTCTTGGCGGCGGGGATCCAAGCGGGGGTTGCCACGCTCGAAGAGCTTGAGCAATCGGTCAAACTTTCACGCGGGGTGGCTGGCGGATGGGGCAAGCGAGGTCCAGCGAAATCTCATTTCCGAAAACCGAACCCGCATCGGGCCGCCGCTTCGTCGCACGGGGGGCCCGCTCGGCTGCCCACCCTATCGCGACAAGGAAATGCCCAGCGGCGTCCTGATTCGGTGGCCATTGATTCCGCGCTGGGCACGCCAGGACGCGATCCGAACGGCGCGAGCCAAGCTCCGTCGATGGACCTGCAGCGTTTGTTCGTCCGCGCCGAATTCATCCGCCCCTTGGCAGGAAAAACCGTCGTTTTCACTGGGAAATTTGAACATCTTAGTCGCGAAGATGCCGAGTCGCTGGCCAAGCGCCTAGGCGGAACTTGCCAGTCCACCGTGACCGCAAAAACCAATCTACTCGTCGTCGGCAAAACCGATCGGAAGACCACGCACGTGGAGCGTTCGATCAGCGTGAAGGAAGAGGTGGCGCGCGATCTCCAAGCCGGCGGAGGAGCTATCCGCATCATCGGCGAACACGACTTTTTGGGCTTCGTGGTCGCGCCGTCGTAA
- a CDS encoding pyroglutamyl-peptidase I produces the protein MTRVLLTAFEPYERWTENSSWLALIELTQWYDGHADLTTRRYPVDLALMSGQLKKDLQDDYDLAIHLGQAPGIPLIKLESIGLNVRGDGTPLLKDAPAAYQSSLPLERCRDRLIESGIPCEVSHHAGTYLCNAALYLSQHFSHSFAMKTRSVFIHLPLSPAQAARDSDRLPSMSTPMVSAALAMIVETLSE, from the coding sequence GTGACCCGTGTACTGCTGACGGCATTCGAGCCCTACGAACGTTGGACCGAAAATTCGAGTTGGTTAGCGCTGATCGAACTGACTCAGTGGTACGATGGTCATGCCGATTTGACCACGCGACGCTATCCCGTCGATTTAGCGCTGATGAGCGGCCAATTGAAAAAGGATTTGCAAGACGACTACGACTTGGCAATCCATCTTGGCCAAGCTCCGGGCATTCCCCTGATCAAGCTCGAGTCGATCGGATTGAATGTTCGCGGTGATGGGACGCCGCTACTGAAAGATGCTCCCGCGGCTTACCAATCCTCGCTGCCGCTCGAACGCTGCCGCGACCGGTTGATTGAGTCGGGGATCCCCTGCGAAGTTTCGCATCATGCGGGAACTTATTTGTGCAACGCCGCCCTGTATTTAAGCCAACATTTTTCGCATTCGTTTGCCATGAAGACGCGAAGTGTCTTCATTCACTTGCCGCTCTCGCCGGCCCAGGCGGCGCGTGATTCGGATCGTTTACCGAGCATGAGCACGCCGATGGTCAGCGCCGCGTTGGCCATGATTGTCGAGACATTAAGCGAGTAG
- a CDS encoding type II secretion system protein GspD, with protein sequence MARRPLVGQRPPIGLFTYAVGLGILYSLASSTDLSAQLPLPPGAKVPAASNVATSEAQSVATDQLIKHVRAAMNRKDYRNAVELFRHSAASVVRSPQMAPQVEQLRAELVSAGFDRDLLSMPPTGPLPSLTLAPAADSTSPLGPGATPPIQRLPSVAKAEPIGGPADIAARKQEALRLIAIGRASLDRGETSTALTLARQAQALNVPEREFSAGEPRVWQLLLDAESSARKSGIALTSGTSPIDNASGVKQADGSAGDIDSGAVAQMLFNGDGAPNAGNSFVGDNPAGGIAQVQNLEALPGDANDANKVYQEGLDLLISGDQAGAREKFLEAWKHESTLDLETRRQLKDKLTLLQSNRIGGMTAAKEAGAPLTPIERAQLENQEKTRRLYREVTSELAKANESKTTAPMDALDQLDRLKRRVETSDLDESGKRSLTLMVDRALQDQRQYVDANRAKIEMEIQNETIRTTMATESQREAAVDDEIANLVQEFNQLIESRRFNEAEVVAKQVSELKPGSPIAITMFHNARMQVRGLMNQEIRDAKEDAFVTNMLDVERASIGIDPERNFALPEARIWEDLSRRRLAGKGADERLSAREQEIKRSLSTDVNVKYRNRPLHEVLEDLAAVTGVPIVMDSRSLSAVRVTPDTPVNLSLQKSIPLKSALSLILANLELTYVIENDVLNITSIEAKRSKVFPRTYRVTDLVTPIPNFTSSYEDGLAGALRAAYQMSSPQSDVQIMPVSPTDLGRGMAATMSPSQMAPNMLGQFAPGGSQGGFGPGNSSAPSGARGGSSFADFDSLMRLIETTVVPDTWEALGGPSTMAEYRQNLSLVISTTSDVHDQISDLLTTLRRLQNLQITIEVRFITLSDTFFEQIGVDFDVQFKNSVSEIPQGNSGPAVTIGFDGITGAPTPDLDIRFDNNSFGIAPPFSAPDPGAISTIGFAILSDIEAFFFLQAAQGDTRNNVMQAPKVTLFDGQIATISDVSQRPFVTSITPVVGDFAVAQQPVIVVLNEGTQLNVQGIVSDDKRFVRLTLVPFFSQIGNVDTFTFEGRRSTSSSSKTTKDTNGDGKIDSDDETDEDDSSDVVEGTTVQLPTFAFTQVSTTVSVPDGGTILLGGIKRLAEGRSERGVPFLSKIPYVSRLFRNVSTGRDARSLMLMVTPRIIIQEEEEIAQTGFDPNR encoded by the coding sequence ATGGCACGCCGTCCTCTCGTGGGACAACGACCCCCGATAGGTTTATTCACCTATGCGGTCGGTCTTGGCATCCTCTATTCCTTGGCATCGTCGACCGACCTGTCGGCGCAACTGCCACTGCCGCCTGGTGCAAAAGTACCAGCAGCCAGCAACGTCGCCACGTCTGAGGCTCAGAGTGTCGCGACCGACCAATTGATTAAACACGTTCGAGCGGCGATGAACCGCAAGGACTACCGCAACGCGGTGGAGTTGTTCCGGCACTCGGCTGCTTCGGTCGTGCGTTCACCTCAAATGGCTCCTCAAGTCGAACAACTCCGTGCGGAACTGGTTTCAGCCGGTTTTGATCGTGACTTGTTGTCGATGCCACCCACCGGCCCCCTTCCAAGTCTGACTCTGGCCCCCGCGGCGGATTCAACGAGCCCACTTGGACCAGGTGCTACCCCACCCATCCAACGTTTGCCGAGCGTCGCAAAAGCGGAGCCGATTGGCGGCCCTGCAGACATTGCGGCACGCAAGCAAGAGGCCCTACGGCTGATCGCCATTGGACGTGCATCACTCGATCGCGGCGAAACATCGACCGCACTGACGCTGGCCCGCCAGGCTCAAGCGCTCAATGTGCCCGAACGTGAATTCAGCGCGGGAGAACCCCGTGTGTGGCAACTGCTATTGGATGCCGAATCCTCGGCACGCAAGAGCGGCATTGCCTTGACCAGCGGGACCTCACCCATCGACAACGCGTCGGGAGTGAAGCAAGCCGATGGCTCCGCGGGTGATATCGACTCCGGGGCGGTAGCTCAAATGTTGTTTAACGGCGACGGCGCTCCTAACGCAGGCAACTCATTCGTGGGGGACAACCCCGCGGGCGGCATTGCCCAAGTGCAGAACTTGGAAGCCTTGCCAGGCGATGCGAACGATGCCAACAAAGTCTATCAAGAAGGCTTGGACTTACTCATCAGCGGCGACCAAGCGGGCGCTCGAGAAAAGTTCTTGGAAGCTTGGAAGCACGAATCGACGCTTGATCTGGAAACACGTCGCCAACTCAAAGACAAGTTGACGCTACTGCAATCCAATCGAATTGGCGGAATGACGGCGGCGAAAGAGGCCGGTGCTCCGTTGACTCCAATCGAACGAGCACAACTTGAAAACCAAGAAAAAACACGTCGCTTATACCGTGAAGTGACCTCCGAGTTGGCCAAAGCAAATGAATCCAAGACGACCGCACCGATGGATGCCTTGGATCAACTTGACCGCTTGAAGCGTCGCGTCGAAACGTCCGACTTGGATGAATCTGGAAAACGATCGTTGACCTTGATGGTCGATCGTGCTCTTCAGGATCAACGGCAATACGTTGACGCCAATCGCGCCAAGATCGAGATGGAAATTCAAAACGAAACCATTCGTACCACGATGGCGACCGAGTCGCAGCGTGAAGCGGCTGTCGATGACGAAATCGCTAACCTTGTGCAAGAGTTCAATCAACTGATTGAATCGCGACGCTTCAACGAGGCTGAAGTGGTTGCCAAACAGGTTTCGGAATTGAAGCCCGGTTCGCCGATCGCGATCACGATGTTCCATAACGCTCGCATGCAAGTTCGCGGTTTGATGAACCAAGAGATTCGCGACGCCAAGGAAGACGCCTTTGTCACCAACATGCTTGATGTCGAGCGAGCGTCCATTGGCATCGACCCCGAACGCAACTTTGCTCTCCCCGAAGCACGGATCTGGGAAGATCTGTCGCGACGCCGCTTGGCGGGGAAAGGGGCTGACGAGCGATTGAGTGCTCGTGAACAAGAAATCAAACGTTCGTTGTCAACCGATGTGAACGTCAAGTATCGTAACCGTCCGCTACACGAGGTGCTCGAAGACCTCGCCGCCGTCACCGGCGTGCCGATTGTCATGGACAGCCGTTCGTTGTCGGCCGTGCGTGTGACGCCTGATACTCCCGTGAACTTGAGTCTGCAAAAGAGCATTCCGCTCAAGAGTGCGTTGAGCTTGATTCTGGCTAACTTGGAATTGACGTATGTCATCGAGAACGACGTACTCAATATCACTAGCATCGAAGCCAAACGAAGCAAGGTTTTCCCAAGGACCTACCGCGTGACCGACTTGGTCACTCCGATCCCGAACTTTACGAGCAGCTACGAAGATGGCTTGGCCGGGGCATTGCGTGCCGCTTACCAAATGTCGAGCCCGCAAAGTGATGTGCAAATCATGCCCGTTTCGCCAACCGATTTGGGACGCGGAATGGCTGCCACGATGTCGCCATCGCAAATGGCACCGAACATGCTGGGGCAATTTGCACCGGGAGGTTCCCAAGGTGGCTTCGGCCCCGGCAATTCATCCGCCCCAAGCGGTGCTCGTGGGGGCAGCTCGTTTGCTGACTTCGATTCGCTGATGCGTTTGATTGAAACCACCGTGGTGCCTGATACCTGGGAAGCCCTGGGGGGACCGAGCACGATGGCGGAGTACCGCCAAAACTTGAGCTTGGTTATCAGCACGACCAGCGATGTGCATGACCAAATCTCGGATCTGTTGACGACCCTTCGCCGTCTCCAAAACCTGCAAATCACGATTGAAGTTCGCTTCATCACGCTCTCCGATACGTTCTTTGAGCAGATTGGTGTCGACTTTGATGTCCAGTTCAAAAATAGCGTCAGCGAGATTCCTCAGGGCAATTCGGGGCCTGCGGTCACGATCGGTTTCGATGGGATCACTGGAGCTCCGACCCCTGACTTGGACATCCGCTTTGACAACAACAGCTTTGGGATTGCCCCACCATTCAGTGCTCCTGACCCGGGTGCGATCTCGACGATTGGCTTTGCGATCCTGAGCGACATCGAGGCGTTCTTCTTCTTGCAAGCCGCACAGGGCGATACTCGTAACAATGTGATGCAAGCTCCGAAGGTCACCCTCTTCGACGGCCAAATCGCGACGATCAGCGACGTCTCACAACGACCGTTCGTGACCAGTATCACACCGGTGGTCGGTGACTTTGCGGTCGCACAGCAACCGGTCATCGTCGTGCTTAACGAAGGGACTCAGTTGAACGTGCAAGGGATCGTCAGCGATGACAAACGATTTGTACGTCTGACGCTGGTACCGTTCTTTAGCCAAATCGGCAACGTCGATACCTTCACCTTCGAAGGCCGACGCTCAACCAGCAGCAGCAGCAAGACGACCAAGGATACCAACGGCGACGGTAAGATTGACTCCGATGACGAGACCGATGAGGATGATTCGTCAGACGTCGTCGAAGGTACGACGGTTCAGTTGCCAACGTTCGCGTTCACTCAGGTCAGCACGACGGTGAGCGTTCCCGATGGTGGTACGATCCTGCTCGGTGGGATCAAACGATTGGCCGAAGGCCGAAGCGAACGTGGCGTGCCATTCCTCAGCAAGATTCCTTACGTCAGCCGACTGTTCCGCAACGTTTCGACGGGTCGGGATGCACGAAGCTTGATGTTGATGGTGACCCCACGGATCATCATCCAAGAGGAAGAAGAGATCGCCCAAACCGGATTCGACCCGAACCGATAG